A region of Paraburkholderia largidicola DNA encodes the following proteins:
- a CDS encoding aspartate/glutamate racemase family protein, which produces MRIKLINPNTTQRMTDAMGRCAREVVAPGTELVAVSPTMGPPSIEGYYDEALATPGLLAEIEAGERDGFDGYVIACFGDPGLYAARELARGPVIGIAEAAMHAASVLAPGFSVVTTLSRTCGMAWHLAERYGMKRFCRNVRATDVAVLELDQPGSAARRIILDECRRALDEDGSDAIVLGCAGMAELCREIEDALGAPVVEGVTAAVKWVEALVSLRLATAKRGDYARPLAKRYDGEFARFSPTGEQPAAASGTQHGANEALLRVNASALRADPASDVAPHIHSV; this is translated from the coding sequence ATGCGTATCAAACTGATCAACCCGAACACGACACAACGGATGACGGATGCCATGGGTCGTTGTGCACGCGAGGTCGTGGCCCCGGGGACGGAACTGGTGGCGGTGAGCCCGACGATGGGCCCGCCGTCGATCGAGGGTTATTACGACGAGGCGCTCGCCACGCCCGGGCTGCTCGCGGAAATCGAAGCGGGCGAGCGCGACGGCTTCGACGGTTACGTGATTGCATGTTTCGGCGATCCCGGCCTCTATGCGGCGCGCGAACTGGCGCGCGGCCCGGTGATCGGCATCGCGGAAGCGGCGATGCATGCGGCGAGCGTGCTGGCGCCCGGGTTCTCGGTCGTGACGACGCTGTCGCGCACCTGCGGCATGGCGTGGCATCTGGCCGAGCGTTACGGCATGAAACGTTTCTGCCGCAACGTTCGCGCCACCGACGTCGCCGTGCTCGAACTCGATCAGCCCGGCTCGGCCGCGCGGCGCATCATCCTCGACGAATGTCGGCGAGCGCTCGACGAGGACGGATCGGACGCGATCGTGCTCGGTTGCGCGGGGATGGCCGAGCTGTGCCGCGAGATCGAGGATGCGCTGGGCGCGCCCGTCGTCGAAGGCGTGACGGCGGCTGTGAAGTGGGTCGAAGCGCTGGTTTCGCTGCGGCTCGCCACGGCCAAGCGGGGCGACTACGCGCGCCCGCTTGCCAAGCGCTACGACGGCGAGTTCGCACGCTTCAGCCCGACGGGCGAGCAGCCAGCCGCAGCGTCTGGCACGCAGCATGGCGCGAACGAAGCGCTGCTGCGGGTCAACGCGAGCGCCTTGCGCGCCGATCCCGCCTCAGATGTTGCGCCGCACATACACTCAGTCTGA
- a CDS encoding NCS1 family nucleobase:cation symporter-1 — protein sequence MAQFSAAPDSSAIPDYESSGQGAHALPAGYSERLYNEDLAPLKHQTWGAYNIFAFWMSDVHSVGGYVFAGSLFALGLTSWQVLIALLVGITLVNVLCNMIAKPSQQNGVPYPVACRATFGVLGANVPAVIRGLIAVAWYGIQTYLASSALVIVVLKFFPQLLPYADVHHHGFMGLSTIGWAGFMLLWVLQALVFWNGMETIKKFIDFAGPAVYVVMFILAGYMIWRAGWKNIGINLGGVKYHGMEVIPVMITAISLVVSYFSGPMLNFGDFSRYGKSFRSVKRGNFWGLPVNFLAFSLVTVVTTAATLPVFGQLITDPVETVGRIDYPTAVILGALTFTIATIGINIVANFVSPAFDFSNVAPKLISWRAGGMLAAVASIFITPWNLFNNPAVIHYTLDVLGGFIGPLYGILIVDFFLVKRQKVVLDDLYTVSDKGSYWYHNGVNYRAVGALLPAAVIAVICVMVPSLNGLANFSWFIGAGLGAVFYGVLARDLPRGA from the coding sequence ATGGCTCAGTTCAGTGCAGCACCGGATAGTTCGGCAATCCCCGATTACGAAAGCAGCGGACAAGGCGCTCACGCGTTGCCCGCAGGCTACAGCGAACGCCTGTACAACGAAGACCTCGCGCCGTTGAAGCATCAGACGTGGGGCGCCTATAACATCTTCGCGTTCTGGATGTCGGACGTGCACAGCGTCGGCGGCTACGTGTTCGCGGGGAGTCTCTTCGCGCTCGGGCTGACGAGCTGGCAGGTGCTGATTGCGCTGCTCGTCGGCATTACGCTCGTCAACGTGCTGTGCAACATGATCGCGAAGCCGAGCCAGCAGAACGGCGTGCCGTACCCTGTCGCGTGCCGCGCGACGTTCGGCGTGCTGGGCGCCAATGTTCCCGCCGTGATTCGCGGCCTGATTGCGGTTGCCTGGTATGGGATCCAGACGTATCTCGCGTCGAGCGCACTGGTGATCGTCGTGCTCAAGTTCTTTCCGCAATTGCTGCCTTACGCGGACGTGCACCATCACGGCTTCATGGGCCTGTCGACAATCGGCTGGGCCGGCTTCATGTTGCTGTGGGTGCTGCAGGCACTCGTGTTCTGGAACGGCATGGAGACGATCAAGAAGTTCATCGACTTCGCCGGTCCCGCCGTGTACGTGGTGATGTTCATTCTCGCCGGCTACATGATCTGGCGCGCGGGCTGGAAGAACATCGGTATCAACCTGGGCGGCGTGAAGTATCACGGCATGGAAGTGATCCCGGTGATGATCACGGCGATCTCGCTGGTGGTGTCGTACTTCTCTGGCCCGATGCTGAACTTCGGTGACTTCTCGCGATACGGCAAGAGCTTCCGCAGCGTCAAGCGCGGCAACTTCTGGGGCTTGCCCGTCAACTTCCTGGCGTTCTCGCTGGTAACGGTCGTCACGACGGCTGCGACATTGCCCGTGTTCGGTCAACTCATCACGGACCCCGTCGAAACGGTGGGCCGCATCGACTATCCGACGGCCGTGATCCTCGGTGCACTGACGTTCACGATTGCGACCATTGGCATCAACATCGTTGCGAACTTCGTGTCGCCTGCATTCGATTTCTCGAACGTTGCACCGAAGCTGATTAGCTGGCGTGCAGGCGGTATGCTTGCTGCAGTGGCATCGATTTTCATCACGCCGTGGAACCTGTTCAACAACCCGGCCGTGATCCACTACACGCTCGATGTGCTCGGCGGCTTCATCGGACCTTTGTACGGCATCCTGATCGTCGATTTCTTCCTCGTGAAGCGTCAGAAGGTCGTGCTCGACGACCTGTACACGGTATCGGACAAGGGCTCGTACTGGTATCACAATGGCGTGAACTATCGTGCAGTCGGTGCGCTGTTGCCGGCTGCAGTGATCGCCGTGATCTGCGTGATGGTGCCGTCGCTGAATGGTCTCGCGAACTTCTCGTGGTTCATCGGCGCGGGCCTCGGTGCAGTGTTCTACGGCGTGCTGGCGCGTGATCTGCCGCGCGGTGCATAA